CCACCGCGCGTTCCGGGGAATACCCGAGATCGAAATACACACTGAGCATGAGCACGAGGGGCACGAAATCCCGCAAGAGCTCTTGTTGCCACGCGAGAAAATTCCGGTGAATCCACAATTGGGGTCCCCACCACGCCCCGAAGAGGGCTGCCATCAACGCGAACAGCCGATGATGGGTGACAATATCGGTGGGGAGGCCCACAAAGGCGGCAAAGAAGAGGACCCAAAAGGCGGTTTGTCCGGTCGACCAACCTAAAATGGCGAGTTCGTCCCGCACCCGGCGGCTCCAACGATTTTGCGTCCAGCGCACGAGGGCGTGTTGCCAGCGCTGCCAACGGGTGTCTTCCGGGGTAAAGGTTAACGGGCGGGGCTGGACCCACAATTGCCGCCAACTCCACAACCATAACAGGACGCCGCCGCCGGCGGCAATCCAGGGCATCGAACCATTCAGCTTCATCCCCTCCTCGTCTACACTTGTTCTGCCGTGCGTTCCGCTTGGCGTTGAACCCAGGTGCCGAAGGCAATCAACCAGGTCGAGATCCCAAACACAATCAAACCCAGACCATGACGGGCATCATGCACCACCGCCGGGCTATTAAACCAGAGTCCGGCTAAAAAGAGGAGACTGCCCACAATCAGCGCTTTGGATAACCAGGTGCCGGCATGAATTTGACCACGGCGGCGCGCATCCGCTTCCATGCGTTGGCTCCATAGATGCAAGACGGTCGCCAGGAGATCTGCGGTGCGCCCGCGTTGACGCTCCGCGGCTAACACGTCCGCGACGAGTTGCAGTTCAATATGCCGAATCGCCCGCGCTTGAATTTTTAATTCCGCTTCAAACGGGAGCAATGGCGTCGTGGGCAACGGCCGCCCGTCGGCGGGTCTGTGACGGCGGCCCGTGGCTTCTTGACTCAAACACGGTTCCAAAAAGCGGTGCAAGACATCCTCATTGTGCGCGTACAAATTTTCCCATACGGGCAATACAGGCCGATGATCGTCCAGGGCAAAGCGAATGCTGGTGCACGCACTCAAGGCTTGCTGGTCGAGCCGTTGCCATTGGCGTCGCGCCCACAGGCGCACCACCCCTTCCGGCCAGCCCCACGCAATCAGGACAAATGCACTGCCCATCAAGGGATTGCGCGTGATGCCTGTCACGAGCAGCCCCACGAGGACTCCACTCACAGCATTGAATCGGCGGAGTTGCTCAGGAGACCAGGGGAGGCCGGTGAGGGCGATCCAGGACGCATTTAAGGTCGGCGGCACGCGCCACGTAATCGGTTTCGCTTGCCAAGTCAGCGGCACGGGCACAGTGCGCCATTGCCAAATGCTGAAGACCACCAGACCTAAGCCGCCGATGGCCAACAACCACGCGAGAACGCTCATCATGCCGCCTCCCAGAGTTGTTGCAATTTTCTCGAGGGTTCGCCGACTTTCACGAGGTGTCCGCCCTGGTGGGCAAAGAGAACATGCACCGATCCCTGTTCCGTGGTTTCCACGACATGGCTGACCCGGCGGGCGCCGGTGGTGGGATCGTGGTGCACATAGACGATCAGATCAATCGCCTGATACACGGTTTGTTGAATGAGATCGCGGGATAACGTCAGACCCGATTTTTGGGCAATATAATACAGGCGGCTGACCAGATAATCCGGATGGCGCAAGTGAATCGTGGACAAACTGCCGCCTTTTTCGGTTAAGCCGAGCTCTATGAAATCGAACGCTTCCGGTCCGCGTAACTCCCCCATAATGAGCCGGCCCGGACTTTGTCGGAGCGCGTTGCGGAACAAGTCGAGGAGCGACACAATGCCGTGTTCGCGTTCGTCGGGCAAGACCGCGCGGGCTAAGCCAATCAAATTAATTTGATGATGAAAAGGGAGATGCAATTCTTCGGTATCTTCGAGCACAATGATCCGCTCGTCCGGGGGAATGGCTTCAATCGCCAAGGCGCGTAAGAGCGCCGTTTTCCCGGATTTTGTCGGCCCCGCAATCAGCCCGTTCGCCCGCGCCCGAAAAGCCCGCACCAGAAAATGGGCGACTTCTTCAGTCAACATGCCCCGGCGAATGAGTTCCTCCAGTTGTAAGAGCACGCCCATGTTATGTTTCCGAATGGTGATCGCCGGCCCGGTCATCGCCACCCGGTGATGCGTGATATTGATCCGCGCGCCATTTTCGGGCCAGGTCAAATCCATCAAGGGTTCGGTATCGCGGTATTCCCGTTGGCAATGGCGCGCTAAATGTTGCGCGAGACGAATACTCTCGTCGACCGAGGATAAGGTGAGCGCTGGTTCATTGCGCCCATGACGGTCGACAAAAATATAGGGTCCGGTGACCATAATTTCGGACACGGTGGGATCGCGCATAAAGGGTTCTAACACCCCTGCGCCCAACAATTGGGCTTCTAAGGCATCGGTCAGTTGGACCGCAATATCTTGCGATGGATGGAGACTGAGCACGACGTCGGCAATCGCTTGCCGCACGGCTTGGCGATCCGCTTGATAGATCCGGGCAATCAAGGAGCTGTAGCGATCGCGCAAGAGCAATAACGCCGTGTGAAACAGGGAGGGGGTGGCATCCGCCGTGGAATGATCGTCGATCGGCCGAAAGGGGGACGCGGTGCCGGGCGTCCGGGACGCGGTGCCCAAATCTTGGAGGGGATTGGGTTCCGCGGCGGCACCGCCAAAGGTTTGAACCAACGGATTGGCAAAGTGAGACATGAGGGCATCGCTCCTTCAGGTTTAGTGGAACAGCGCTTGCGCTTGGCTGACGGTGACCGCGCCGGGTGTCGTTTGACTCACGACCCCGTGAGAGTTGAGGACATAGATGGTGGGAAAGCTGGTAATATTCCAGGTTTGTTGCGTGGCGGTTGGCGCGACATACACATGAATGTTGGCGGCGTGCAACCCATAGGTCTGCACATATTGCCGCATGGTCGCTTGCATTTGGGTCACACTGAGGGGACCGCCGACGCCATCATGTCCATGAAACGGCGGGTTTTGGGGCCCGGGATCGGCGATCCCGCCTTGGGGAGAGACATCCACGATATCAATCGCCCAATGGGGATGCGCTTTCGCGAGGGTCGGCCACACCCATTTGTCTTCATAGCCACAAAAGAGACACCACGACGCCATCGCCATGACAATTGTGCCCTGCGAACCCCGCGCTAAATGGGTGGAATGCCCGGTTAACGTCGTTAAGGCCGCGGACCACGGGGCGGTGTGACCGATCGCCCACGGCCCGGTGCCCGCTGAGGGCGTCGTAGACGGGGTCTTGGGATGAAAGGCCGAGGTCTGCGGCGCCGCCGTCACCGTTTTTGCGGGGGCTAACCACGCGCCGAGGGTAAAGCCGAGACCCATCCAACCGAGAATCGCGGCGCCCACACCGAGACCCAGCCACCGCCGCGTGGGAGAAGAGAGTTGTGATAAGACCATGTTCGATACACGCTCCTTCACTCAGAATAGGACTTACGATGAGGCTTGGCGCCGGAACCATCCGCGCCGCGTCGGGCGTTCGGGCTCCACCTGGGTAATCGCATGAAATAAGGCCCGCCACGGTTTGGGATGATCCAACGCCAGCGGACGATGTTGTTGGAGGGACCGTTCCCAGCGTGCCGGATCATAGGGAATTTCGCCCAGCAGCGGAACGCCGGGGAGATGGGTCGATCGAATAGCAGCCGTGGAATATCCCCATTTACTGCGCTTATTAATAATCAACCCGCGTTTTTCCCGGGGAATTTTCAAGAGATCGAGTTTGCGAATTAAATCAATGGTTTCCAAGATCACGGCATACTCGGGCGTCGTCACAATGACCACGAAGTCCGCTTGCCGCACACTCTGGATCCAGACGGGATCGGTAGGCACCCCGGGCGTATCCACAAAGACAAAACGAGCTTGACGTTGACACGCGCTCAGAATCGCCGACATCACCACCGGCGGCGGCACGGGCATCACCGTTTCAAAACGCGACGCGCCCGGCACAATCTTCGCACTGGGCGTCACCACTTCGGCGTGTTCGACATACTGCGCAATATCGCGGGTATCATCCTCGGTGAGATTTTCAATCACCACCATGCTGGCCGCGCCCATCGGCGGGCGATGATGGGTTTGAATCTGGGTCAGCAGGCGCCGGAGATCCAGAGTCGGGGTGTCATTCGCTTCGTGGAAATAGAGCGGCAGACTCGGCTTGATGTAATCCAAGTCTAACGCCATGGCAGGCCACTGCCCGGTGACGGTGAGCAAATTGGCAATGAGCCCGGTTTTGCCGACCCCGCCTTTGCCACTGACGACGGCGACGGTATAACTCGAAACGACCGAGGACGCGGAGGCTCCTTCCGAGGGCGAGACGGGGGAAGGAGACGGGGTGGAGGCTGCCGTGGGGAGCGTCATCGTCACTGGCGCATCGAGATAGGGCTGTACCGCGTCCCAAGTGAAATCTTGGGTTAAGAGTTCGACAATTTGCGACACGGTAAATTTTTCGCCCACGCGCACATTATAAATTTGGAAGGCGGCACAATTGGCAATGAGTTGCCGGGTGTCCTGGGTGAGGCGACTGACAATGACCGCAATCCGCACCATCGGCCACTTTTTCCGGATTGCAATCAAGGTTTCGGCCAGCGACCGACTCCCGTACAGTTCACTCGTCACCAACAGCGTCGTCCACGGGGCGACGGGTTCCTGGTCCAAGAGATCCCACAAAGCGTCCGTACTATCGGTCAGAGCGTGTAACGACCACGTCCGATCGGGTTGGGCGGCATGCAGGGCGGTCGGCAACCGATCGAATAATTGAACCCGAAACGGCTCCGACACCGTGCCCAAGGCTAAGGCGCAGACCGGATCGGTCAGGGCCGGGGGAACAGTTGAGTGAACAGATTCCATACTGAGGAGGCTCCTTTCTCAACCAAAAAAGCCGTCCTGGTTCCCCGCGGAATCCGTTAGGAACCAGGACGCTTCGTCCATTACGCCGGGACGCCCACCAAGCCTGCCAAACTTTTGAGCAAGGCCGGGCCCAGGCCCGCGATCAGGATGGCGACGACGGCATATTTTAAAATGTCTCTGCCTTGCCGCACCGCTTGTTCAGTATGAAAGACATGGGCATGAATGAGACCGCCATAGACGGCCGCAAGCCCAGCGGACGGCACGACAAAGGTGAGTAAGGTTTGTTGTAAACTGTTAAACGCACTGACAATTTGAGCGGTGTCAATACCAGCAGCCATAATGAGAATTCCTCCTTGAGTGAAAAAGTTGGGATGATCACCAAAATGACCAAAAAGAGCCCAGTCAGGGCTCAAGCGGTCAGGAAGCGGTGTGATGCATGGTTACGTCGTCCCACCACCTCCTTTACGGGCCGGCCCGGATGACGGCGTGGCCCCCCATTGACAGGGATCAAGCCGGCATCGATCGCCCCGAGTCCGATAAGCGGCATGCGGATCAGACCCAAGGCAGGAAGGGTCGTCATAGAGATCGCCTCCTGGGGATGATGATTAGACGGGCATCATCGGTTCGCCTACTTCCGCGGGCATGGGTTGCCGGCCTTGTAAGGGATCGGGGTATTGCATCATCGTCTGCGTTTTTTCGTCGAGGGTGGACGACAGCAGCGGATGCAAGATGGCGGGCGCTTGGCCTTGCACGGGCACATGAAACCGGTTGGTGCGCCAAATGCCTAAGCCTTTCTGGGCTTTGCGTAAGAACTCGACTTCGGCCCCGGACAGATTAAACTCTTGGGCAAGAAGCCGCGCATCGGACTCCTTGTCAATGGGGCCGAGCCAGTTGATCGAGGTATTACTTAAGCAAACCCGGGCATCGTCTTGACCGGGCACTTGCAGGCCGGTGGCCGGATCGCCGATCATATCCACCAAACTCTGCGTGAGCAGCCACACCGCCGAATTCAGTTTCGCACTCATCCGAAACAACCGGCTGAGCCAAAGGGCTGTGCCTTCATTGGCGAACAAAATATGGGCTTCATCAATCATAATGATCGTGCGGCGTCCCGATTGGAGCAGGCGTTGTTGAATCAGTTCCCCAATGACCAGATAGGCGACCGGTTGGAGGTGTTTTTGCGCCCGCAACAAGCCTTCAATATTAAAGACGGTTAAGCGGCTGTCGAGCGCACTCGGGGGGACATCGCCATCAAAGAGGTCCAGGGTCCCGCCTTGGATAAAGGGTTTGAGCATAATCCCAATCCGGTTCAGTTGCGGATGTTGTAAAAGGGCTTGCACCATATCCCGGAGTTTTGGCATCGGCTTCATGCGCGGATGCACGCTTAAGGTGTCGGGATCAATCAAACTGACCGGATCATTGGTAATACCGTAGCGGCCATACACCTGACGAATCAAGTCTTCGGTGAGGGCCCGTTCTTCAAGGGTCCACTGCCCTTGAATCATGAGGTCGATGAGCGTCAACAAAAAGTCGATTTTGGCTGTCAACAGTTGGCGTTCGTTCTCGTCCAGTTGCGTGATATGGCGAGGATACTCGATCGCACACAGATTCCATTTGTCTTGCGTGCCCACCTTAAAGGGGATGAAGCGGCCGAGCGTTTGCCCCAAGGCTTGATAGTCGATAGGCGGTGAGGGGTCAATGACAAAGGCATCGAGGGCGGGATCCAACAGCGATTGGACCAGCAGGGACTTCGCCGTGTAACTTTTCCCCGATCGGGTGGGCGCAATAAAGATGATGTGCCCCGCGGGATACCGATGGCGGTTGTGAATATCGAGGAGCACGGGCCCCCCGGTTTGGACGTTAGTGCCCACATACAAGCCGCCTTCTTCAATGTGTTCGGTCCACGTAAAGGGCAACATACACGACAAGGAATTGCTGTCCAGTCGCCGGGATTGCGTCACGCGTTCGTCGGCGAGCGGCAACGTTGTCAGCCAACCGTTGCCGTGTTCGTAGTAGGTTTCCAGCACATACCACATGCCCCCCGCGGCCGCTTCCTTAAATTCCCGAATATGGTCTTGCAGTTCCTCCGGCGTTTGGCCAAAAAGGGTAATGATGAAGGACGTGTTAAACATTTTAATCCAGTTTTTCGCTAACGCTTGCCGGAGTTGTTCGGCTTGCTGATAGGCATTTTGGTCATAGGGATTGAACGGTTTGCCCTCTTTGGCTTGGCCCCGGAGTTTGGCTTCGAGCTTAGTGACGTCATCGGTCAATTGTTTGACGATCTGCCCATTGCTAATCGGGGTAATGTAAAACGCAAACCGGCGCGGCATGGGAGCGCGCAACAGTCCGTGTAAAAAGCCATTGGAGGCTTGTGCGGGATAGGCCATAATGCGCAAGGAGGCCGAATAATAGCCTTCCCCATGTTCGACAAAGGTCGGTTTTTCCTGCCAGCCGGCGGGAATCAGCAAATCCTGTTCGGACAAGGAGGGGACCATCCGATGTGCTTCTTGGGACAGCGCCGCGGGGTCGGGAGCGGGCCGCTGGCGACCCCATCGCCGTTTTTTCGGGGGCGGGGCGACCGGCTGGGTAGGAGGCGTCTCGTCGACTAGGGACAAGGGCGCATCCGCGTCTGGGGGTAATAACGGGTCGTCCGCTTTCCGGCGGAACAGCATAAACATTCCTCCTTCAATGACGTCTAGCGAATCACGGCTCCCGCCGCGTAAGCTGACGGCGGAGCCGGTAAGGGATGGCCGTACGCGTTAGCCAGTACCATCAAAATGCGATCGCGCGGGGGGCGAAAGGGTTGCGCATCGGAGTGTAAGGATTTGAGTACCGTTTCCACCGCCCGCGCATGGTCATTCGCTTGGGACGGAGTCGAAGCCGGCACCGCGACCCAATAGACCACGTGATCGAGGAACTGGGTGTAGCGACTGAGGAGCTCCGCATAGCCGTGGGCAATTTGCGCCCACTGATCGGCATGCGCCGGATCGGCATCGGCATAGTCGGTAGGCAAACGACTTTGAAAGCGGCCAATTTCCGGGGACAAATCCCACCGTTCCGACAAAATATGCAGGGCGACCGGAAACGTGAGCATGTGTAAAAACCCGCGAAATTGCCCGTTGATTTGATCTTGTTCTTCCACCTGGAGCATATCATAGGGAATCCCCGACACTTCGACCACGCCGACCACCATGCCATCGGTCCGATAAATCAGGCCGTCTTCGACATGATCGACGGCCACGAGTTTGCGTCCCGCTTTGGACGGTTTGGGGGATGGGGGTGTGCTGGGGGGTTTACCGGGATTTTTTCGTCGAAACATGAATGACACTACCTCCTGCCTGGGGTCGGCCAAAGGATGAACGCGGATGGCCGGTTAAGGATTTGATGGGCGTCCGATAGACGGTGTAATAGGTCCAGATCCGGCCCGCCCACGTGGTGAGTCGCGTGCCATGATCTTCCATGGGCCATTTGAGCCAGGCGAGGGCGGCCGTGATTAAGAGAATCACGATCGCGAGCGGCGCCCGCACGGCCACAGGCCACAATTTTTCGCCCCACACGCCGAGGGCGACTGTGAGACCCGCTCCGGCCACGAGCATCCCCATCCCGGTCAGACCAGCAATCCAGTCAAAGTCGCGGCGGGTATCGGGGGGAATGGGAACTTGCATGGGAGTACCTCCTTAAGACAAAAGTGAAGTCCCCGACATCGTGATGACGATGCCGGGGACTGCGGGAATCCGAAGAGGATCGAAGGGTTAGAGCAAAAACGCGACAAAAATCAACACCGGACCGAGCAGCAAGGCGGCAAAGAGCCACGACTTAATGTCTTCGGCTTTCCGTTTCCATTGAATCCACCGACTCACACCGGCAACACCTAAGCCCGTCAGAATGCTATAGATCGTCGCGTGGATATTTTTTTGATGGAAGATCGCAGGATGAGATGCATAAGCGAGCGTCCCAGCAAACCAAAAGGGCGCCGATAAAAAGCCGGCTAACAGGCCATACCAAAGCGATCGATACCACAAGGACATTTGGTAGTCCCAATGCTGGTCATACCGCTCTTGCCGCCAGCGATCTAAGGCAGCCGGATCGGATTGCACTTGATGTGCCAATACAAGAATCTGATGAATGGTCCAAGAATCATAGACTGAATCGACATTTTGATTGTACCAGTCAGCATACTGTTCGGCCCACGCGATGACTGCCACCGGATAACGTTCCACCACATCTTCATACGTCCATCGCAAGGAGGGGAAGGGATTTCGGTTTTTGGGATAGTTGATGGCCCTTTGAATCCGGTAAAATTCTTGATAGGAGAGCGGGGCATCCTTGGGATACCGGCGTTCACCGTCGGTCATGACGTAATCGGTCACAGGACTCTCCTCCTGCACAAGGATATGATATCTAGTATAGCATCCTTTGGGCCAAACATTAATTAGCGGCTGAGGCCACTCATCTCAATATTCGTTTGAGTCGCCTCGCTCAAACGGTTCAAATATTGCACAACATGGCGAGGGGCGCCCCCAAACGTGAGAGCCAAGTGATCCGGATCTAAGCCTCGGACCGTCGTATTGTTCAACGGAGACCGCTGATTAATGGTTTCGGCATCCGCATATTGGAGATTTCCGGCCCATTGTTTGACCGCCAGATCTTGGGTAATCCGAGCCTGCACATCGGGCCGGGCTAAATCCTCGGGTTTGACGCCCACCAATTCGGCAAAGGTCTGCACGGCTTCCGGCCCGCCCGTCCCGAGCACTTGGTATTTTTGATTTAACGTGGTTAATGCCGCCATTTGCTGGGTGGGATTTTGGGCATGTTTAGCAAACGTCATGGGCTGCACATAATTGCGCAGATAATTTTGTAAATCCGCGGATCGTTTTTTTACGAAGTCTTCGGGACTCATAGGCGGTGACGTTGGGGCAGCCGATGCCGAGATAGCTGCCGTCTTCGGGGCAAACGACGCCGCCGCTCCAGAGGTCGATGGAACCCCGTCTGGTTGGACCGAATCGGTTAAGTCCTCCGTGATCAGGTCCGATGTAGCATAGCCCGGCGAAGCGTCCGAAACGTCATAGGGCGCAACGTCTGGTGTAGCATTACTAATCCCAGCAGACGTTGGGGGCTTAAAATCGTTATTCCGATCTTCATGCCACGCTTTCGCGTAATTCTGACGCGTCGTTTGCGCGGCTTGTTGTAAGGCAAACGATCCACTGGCCGTTTCATAGCGCGCCTGATCGAATTGTCGCAGCCCGCGGGTGCGATCGATGTTGATGCCCATCTTGTGCCATTGATTAGAGGCTGTGCGCCACAGAGGCCGGGTGAGCGGATTGTGCAATGTGGGCGACGACAGCTGCCGTTCCGCGGTACTGGCCATGGACTGCGCAAAGCGTTGCCCCAGTTGACTGGCTGGGGTGGCGGCCAATGCTTCTTCGGCCCCGTGCGCCAGCATGATGGCGCCCGCCCCTTTGGCTAAACTGAAGCCCCCATCGGTGCTGTGGCCGTGGAGTTGTTGGAAGTATTGCGGAATCTTGCCCACCATAAAGAGGCCCGCAATCGCCATGAGCAAATCCAACAAATTCGTGCCCGCATTCCCTGCCGTATGCCCGGCGAGCATGACGTTAAAGACCAAATATAAGCCAAACGCCATCGCACTTTGCGTAAAAATGGCCCCTTGCACTTGTTTCCAGACGTAGTGAAAGGTGTTGCGGGACGGTTCCAAAACGATCGTCGCCGCCGCTAACGGCAAGAGGCTGCCCCAAAAGACAATTTCGGCTAAACGAAACAGCCATTGCCCAATGACATAAATGGCGGCCAGAATCAAAAAGAGCAATAACCCTTGCCCGAGCAGGACCAGATACGCAAGCCCCGCCCCGGCGGCTAACGTGCCAAGGGCCACGCCCGTACCGGATCCAGCGATCAGCCCGCCGAGGGCGCCAGGATTGGAACACGAGACCGCAAAGGCTTGACTACTGAGGGTTAAGGTATGGTCAATGCCCGCGACAATGCGGTTGTTCAGATGCAACAAGAGCTGGACCGCCGTGGCTGATCCGCCAATCCAGAGCAAGCTGACCACGGCGTTGCCCATTAAGCCTTGCCAGCCTTCCCACCGTCCTCGGACGGTGACGTCCGCCCCACCCGTCAGCACGCGCCAGACGACAAAAGCGGTCAACATCGCCAGGGCAATCGCGGCTAATGAGGTATTGCCGATTTGCACATCTTGCATGACGGTCGTGGATCCGGCGTGATTCAGGATGGTCAATTTGAGGGCGCCGAGGACAATCGTCAGCATCATCGCAAATAACGCATGAAAGAGATGCGCCAGAAAAAACGCAATAGCCGTGATGAGATTCAGACCTTTGGGCGGGTTGGCACACCCCGAAATCCAATCATTCAAAAACCCCATGGGCGTCTCCTTTCTGTATCGGTTGAACCTGCCAGGGAACTTGGCATAATAAGGCATCATCAAAGCCTTTGGCTTGATGCCCATCCCACGTGATGACGGCTTGCTGAATGGCGGGAAATGCCTGACGCAACGCGTCCTGGCCGGCCTGAAGGGTCTGATGCACCGCCGGTTTGACCGGCTGATCCTGATCCCAGGCCCATAAGACGCGCTGAGGCGGCTGATCGAGGCGGTGCAAGACCTTGAGCGCCGTCGCCCAAAGGTTGACGCCGGGCACGCCGATCGTGGGCATTCCGGTAAATTCCGCAATCAGGATGGCTTTTAAGGGGCCTTCGGTGATAATGACTTCTTCTGCGGAGTCAATCATCCCGCCCGGCCACGCCCAGTGCGCCATGATCCACGCTTTGGCGCCCTCCGGATACCGGGGCTGGCCGGTCTCAGTCTGAGCATCGGGCGGCGTCGACCACCACACATATTTGCCAGTGGTCGCATGATGCACGCGGATTTGGGCCCCGATTTGGCGTCCATCGGGTAAGCGGATCGGAATCAGCAGACCAGCGGGTCCGTGCCAGGTGCCATCTTGGCTCGTAGAAAACCCGGGAATATGCGCCATGGAGAGACCGAGGCGGGCAGCCCACCCGGTCCGGAGCGATGGCATCGTCTTGAGGCCATGAAGGGCCCACAGGGAGGGTTCGGTCAGACCGCGTTGCCGTAAGGCGGTTTGATCGGCCTCCGCCACGGTGAGGTGGGCCCATGCTGCTTGATAGGTGGTGTGCCACCGGGTCAGTGCGGCGTCATCCGGATCGGGGTCCTCGTCCGTGACCACAGGACGGACATATTCGGGAGGGGGGCCGTAGTGATGCAAAATCGCTTGCGCGGCCTCGGTCAACGTTTCGTGATAGACGGCCATCCGCCAATCGAGAATCGAGCCATGATTGTGACCCGGCGGACAGCCGTAACAGTGCCAGTGGCCATCGGGATAGACCCAGAGGGACGGGTTTTTGTCGGGATGGAGCGGGCAAAGGCCGTTATACGCCCGACCAATGCGTTTCAAGCGCACCGTTTGACTGACTTCACGGATGAGGTCCCCGCTGGCTT
This genomic interval from Sulfobacillus thermosulfidooxidans DSM 9293 contains the following:
- a CDS encoding CpaF family protein, which translates into the protein MSHFANPLVQTFGGAAAEPNPLQDLGTASRTPGTASPFRPIDDHSTADATPSLFHTALLLLRDRYSSLIARIYQADRQAVRQAIADVVLSLHPSQDIAVQLTDALEAQLLGAGVLEPFMRDPTVSEIMVTGPYIFVDRHGRNEPALTLSSVDESIRLAQHLARHCQREYRDTEPLMDLTWPENGARINITHHRVAMTGPAITIRKHNMGVLLQLEELIRRGMLTEEVAHFLVRAFRARANGLIAGPTKSGKTALLRALAIEAIPPDERIIVLEDTEELHLPFHHQINLIGLARAVLPDEREHGIVSLLDLFRNALRQSPGRLIMGELRGPEAFDFIELGLTEKGGSLSTIHLRHPDYLVSRLYYIAQKSGLTLSRDLIQQTVYQAIDLIVYVHHDPTTGARRVSHVVETTEQGSVHVLFAHQGGHLVKVGEPSRKLQQLWEAA
- a CDS encoding VirB4 family type IV secretion system protein, encoding MLFRRKADDPLLPPDADAPLSLVDETPPTQPVAPPPKKRRWGRQRPAPDPAALSQEAHRMVPSLSEQDLLIPAGWQEKPTFVEHGEGYYSASLRIMAYPAQASNGFLHGLLRAPMPRRFAFYITPISNGQIVKQLTDDVTKLEAKLRGQAKEGKPFNPYDQNAYQQAEQLRQALAKNWIKMFNTSFIITLFGQTPEELQDHIREFKEAAAGGMWYVLETYYEHGNGWLTTLPLADERVTQSRRLDSNSLSCMLPFTWTEHIEEGGLYVGTNVQTGGPVLLDIHNRHRYPAGHIIFIAPTRSGKSYTAKSLLVQSLLDPALDAFVIDPSPPIDYQALGQTLGRFIPFKVGTQDKWNLCAIEYPRHITQLDENERQLLTAKIDFLLTLIDLMIQGQWTLEERALTEDLIRQVYGRYGITNDPVSLIDPDTLSVHPRMKPMPKLRDMVQALLQHPQLNRIGIMLKPFIQGGTLDLFDGDVPPSALDSRLTVFNIEGLLRAQKHLQPVAYLVIGELIQQRLLQSGRRTIIMIDEAHILFANEGTALWLSRLFRMSAKLNSAVWLLTQSLVDMIGDPATGLQVPGQDDARVCLSNTSINWLGPIDKESDARLLAQEFNLSGAEVEFLRKAQKGLGIWRTNRFHVPVQGQAPAILHPLLSSTLDEKTQTMMQYPDPLQGRQPMPAEVGEPMMPV
- a CDS encoding CHC2 zinc finger domain-containing protein; the encoded protein is MTPKARQARARALAQAAKASGDLIREVSQTVRLKRIGRAYNGLCPLHPDKNPSLWVYPDGHWHCYGCPPGHNHGSILDWRMAVYHETLTEAAQAILHHYGPPPEYVRPVVTDEDPDPDDAALTRWHTTYQAAWAHLTVAEADQTALRQRGLTEPSLWALHGLKTMPSLRTGWAARLGLSMAHIPGFSTSQDGTWHGPAGLLIPIRLPDGRQIGAQIRVHHATTGKYVWWSTPPDAQTETGQPRYPEGAKAWIMAHWAWPGGMIDSAEEVIITEGPLKAILIAEFTGMPTIGVPGVNLWATALKVLHRLDQPPQRVLWAWDQDQPVKPAVHQTLQAGQDALRQAFPAIQQAVITWDGHQAKGFDDALLCQVPWQVQPIQKGDAHGVFE